One Syntrophaceae bacterium DNA window includes the following coding sequences:
- the rplW gene encoding 50S ribosomal protein L23, which yields MEHYEIVKKAILTEKSTVAKEEANKYVFEVDPRANKIEITQAIEKLFKVKVLNVNVLNIEGKRKRTGKILGRRKSWKKAVVTLAPGSRIELYEGV from the coding sequence ATGGAACACTATGAAATCGTCAAGAAGGCCATCCTGACGGAGAAGAGCACCGTCGCAAAGGAAGAGGCCAACAAGTATGTTTTTGAAGTGGATCCGAGGGCAAACAAGATCGAGATCACCCAGGCCATCGAGAAATTGTTCAAGGTGAAGGTTCTGAACGTAAATGTCCTGAATATCGAGGGAAAACGCAAGCGCACGGGAAAAATCCTGGGCCGGCGGAAATCCTGGAAGAAGGCGGTTGTTACTCTGGCCCCGGGCAGTCGCATCGAACTGTACGAAGGGGTGTAA
- the rplD gene encoding 50S ribosomal protein L4 produces the protein MPLVNVYDIDFKKVSELELNDAVFGADVNEALLHDVVRMQMAARRSGTASTKERSDVHGSSRKLWRQKGTGRARVGNIRSPIWRKGGVVFGPHPRDYSFKMPKKMRRAALRSALSLKIREEKIIVLNDFPLGEIKTKKFQAVVDRLGLKTALFVLDQANVVLEKSSRNIPEIKMIRSEGLNVYDILKYQHVVLLEPSVKKIEGALLS, from the coding sequence ATGCCGCTGGTGAATGTGTACGATATAGATTTCAAGAAGGTCTCGGAGCTTGAGTTGAATGACGCTGTTTTCGGTGCGGATGTCAACGAGGCTCTTCTTCATGATGTGGTGAGGATGCAGATGGCCGCCCGTCGCAGCGGTACGGCGTCGACCAAGGAGCGGAGCGATGTCCATGGAAGCAGCCGCAAGCTTTGGCGCCAGAAGGGCACGGGGCGAGCCCGCGTGGGAAATATTCGCTCCCCTATATGGAGGAAAGGTGGCGTCGTTTTCGGTCCCCACCCGCGGGATTATTCCTTCAAGATGCCCAAGAAGATGCGCCGAGCCGCTCTTCGGTCAGCTCTGAGCCTGAAAATCCGAGAAGAAAAGATTATCGTTCTGAATGATTTTCCTCTGGGGGAGATCAAGACGAAAAAGTTCCAGGCGGTCGTTGACCGTCTCGGTCTGAAGACGGCCCTGTTTGTCCTGGATCAGGCCAATGTGGTCCTTGAGAAGTCATCCCGGAATATCCCGGAGATCAAGATGATCCGTTCGGAAGGTCTGAACGTGTACGATATCCTGAAGTACCAGCATGTGGTTCTGCTGGAGCCTTCCGTTAAGAAGATAGAGGGGGCGCTGCTTTCATAA